A window from Streptomyces sp. NBC_00271 encodes these proteins:
- a CDS encoding TetR/AcrR family transcriptional regulator — protein sequence MSEATRAKLLEGALRTLTEQGIAKTSARTIAATAGVNQALVFYHFGSVDELLSAAVRHGAEQRVAHYRERLAEVGSLAELLAFGREMHEVERAEGHVAVLGQLLAGAQTDARLAPATSAGLDLWITEIERVLVRVLAPTPLGEFADPAGLARAVAASFVGIELYEGVDPEGSRAALDALEQLAALVAALDTLGPVAQRAIRHHLRRTTRG from the coding sequence GTGAGCGAGGCGACCCGGGCGAAACTGCTGGAGGGCGCCCTGCGGACGCTCACCGAGCAGGGGATCGCGAAGACCTCGGCCCGTACGATCGCGGCGACCGCCGGGGTCAACCAGGCCCTCGTCTTCTACCACTTCGGGTCTGTGGACGAGTTGCTGTCGGCCGCGGTCCGCCACGGGGCGGAGCAGCGGGTCGCGCACTACCGGGAGAGGCTCGCCGAGGTCGGGTCGCTGGCGGAACTCCTGGCGTTCGGGCGGGAGATGCACGAGGTGGAGCGGGCCGAGGGGCATGTCGCCGTCCTGGGGCAGCTCCTCGCCGGGGCGCAGACGGACGCGCGTCTGGCGCCCGCGACCTCGGCGGGGCTGGATCTGTGGATCACCGAGATCGAGCGGGTCCTGGTCCGGGTCCTGGCGCCGACCCCGCTCGGCGAGTTCGCCGATCCGGCCGGGCTGGCGCGTGCCGTCGCCGCGTCCTTCGTCGGCATCGAGCTGTACGAGGGGGTCGACCCCGAGGGTTCCCGGGCCGCCCTCGACGCCCTGGAACAACTGGCCGCCCTGGTCGCCGCCCTCGACACCCTCGGCCCGGTCGCCCAACGAGCCATCCGCCACCACCTGCGCCGCACCACGCGCGGCTGA
- a CDS encoding DUF4166 domain-containing protein, translating to MGADFDRLHPELRRRFSVGLAGGEACTGHGVMDRVWHGRGFVKPFLALGGTRNILVPRAGRNVPFMIENVPYADTFGRETVSFVRTFDLPGRSRRFDAQMVLSPKGDRVLDYLGTHQHLASDLHLRAEPDGSLLIRSGEHRFREGPVDVRVPELIGADAEVRESFDDSTGRFHIQVRVVNRHFGPLFGYEGSFRATYTDVRTRGVRPGLRPVREEARA from the coding sequence ATGGGCGCCGACTTCGACCGCCTCCACCCCGAGCTGCGCCGACGCTTCTCCGTGGGCCTGGCCGGCGGCGAGGCGTGCACCGGCCACGGCGTCATGGACCGCGTCTGGCACGGAAGGGGCTTCGTGAAGCCGTTCCTGGCCCTCGGCGGCACCCGCAACATCCTCGTCCCGCGTGCGGGCCGGAACGTCCCCTTCATGATCGAGAATGTGCCCTACGCCGACACCTTCGGCCGTGAGACGGTGAGCTTCGTGCGCACCTTCGACCTGCCCGGCCGCTCCCGCCGCTTCGATGCCCAGATGGTGCTGAGCCCCAAGGGCGACCGCGTCCTCGACTACCTCGGCACACATCAGCACCTCGCCAGCGACCTGCACCTGCGCGCCGAGCCCGACGGTTCCCTGCTGATCCGCTCCGGCGAACACCGCTTCCGGGAGGGCCCGGTGGACGTCCGCGTCCCCGAACTCATCGGCGCCGACGCGGAGGTGCGCGAGTCCTTCGACGACTCCACGGGTCGCTTCCACATCCAGGTGCGGGTCGTGAACCGCCACTTCGGCCCGCTCTTCGGCTACGAGGGCAGCTTCCGGGCGACGTACACCGACGTCCGTACCCGCGGGGTGCGGCCCGGGCTGCGGCCCGTCCGCGAGGAGGCGCGCGCGTGA
- a CDS encoding MTH1187 family thiamine-binding protein: protein MIVAFSVTPLGVGEDVGEYVADAVRVVRESGLPNRTDAMFTSVEGGWDEVMDVVKRAVAAVEARAPRVSVVLKADIRPGVTDGLTSKVETVERHLSA, encoded by the coding sequence ATGATCGTCGCCTTCTCCGTGACGCCCCTGGGCGTCGGCGAGGACGTCGGGGAGTACGTAGCCGACGCCGTCCGGGTCGTGCGCGAATCGGGGCTGCCGAACCGCACCGACGCCATGTTCACCTCCGTAGAAGGTGGGTGGGACGAAGTGATGGACGTGGTCAAGCGCGCCGTCGCCGCCGTCGAGGCACGGGCGCCGCGCGTCTCCGTCGTCCTGAAGGCGGACATCCGCCCCGGCGTGACGGACGGCCTGACCTCCAAGGTGGAGACGGTGGAGCGGCACCTGTCCGCGTAG
- a CDS encoding DUF3817 domain-containing protein: MDIKTATALRRLRLVSAPEAVSFLLLLLCSVLKRTTDFNGVPVMGSIHGILFILYVIFWADAWSRTKWGKKTAALYFVLSVLPTGGFFAERKLRRESEDAVIASRARREGVVESS; encoded by the coding sequence GTGGACATTAAGACCGCCACCGCCCTCCGCCGCCTGCGCCTGGTCTCGGCCCCCGAGGCCGTCTCCTTCCTGCTGCTGCTCCTCTGCTCGGTGCTGAAGCGGACCACGGACTTCAACGGGGTGCCCGTCATGGGCTCCATCCACGGGATCCTCTTCATCCTCTACGTGATCTTCTGGGCGGACGCCTGGAGCCGCACCAAGTGGGGCAAGAAGACGGCGGCCCTCTACTTCGTCCTCTCCGTGCTGCCCACCGGCGGCTTCTTCGCCGAGCGCAAGCTGCGGCGCGAGAGCGAGGACGCGGTCATCGCCTCCCGTGCCCGCCGCGAGGGAGTCGTGGAGTCCTCATGA